The following coding sequences lie in one Apium graveolens cultivar Ventura chromosome 1, ASM990537v1, whole genome shotgun sequence genomic window:
- the LOC141679425 gene encoding uncharacterized protein LOC141679425, with translation MAELKSLFTGSNQQSPNFSERASCQPVEGEPKAKEILVNDDCLAYDLPPPSEKKGPQIYELSVDSIENKVAFGTIFEDDEMNVSVHGVPLKPGHARVSVDGHIQPDALVPVPIPGEIEHVREAVGSHLKRDVSQSKNKGEVHKIQQEFTHVKVSKKVPRQYKVLYKHATTFMKASGESIPIPYDSDVFGVEKTIYILYENLKALLEFDMIGQAAISAYMAHLHSTIKSVRNNDDLVLYGFFDPGANFNLNADFQRNVGSRLKEGNQNHIFFLPHNHHCHWILVVIWDGDIYILNPLPHPTHFDDLEKALSETIKQVNSQTGRGNKAPKIKNLVGFPKQHGGVECGYVVMRYMKEIIEDREISFTSKWATKTRKSYTLDELDQVRCDVIDFIQDKI, from the exons ATGGCTGAGCTCAAGTCATTGTTTACAGGATCTAATCAGCAGTCTCCGAATTTTTCGGAGAGAGCAAGTTGCCAACCAGTTGAAGGAGAACCAAAAGCAAAAGAAATATTGGTGAATGATGATTGTCTTGCTTATGATCTACCCCCTCCATCAGAAAAGAAG GGTCCACAAATTTATGAGCTTTCGGTGGATAGCATCGAAAATAAGGTTGCTTTTGGTACTATTTTCGAAGATGATGAAATGAATGTTTCGGTTCATGGAGTGCCCCTGAAGCCTGGACATGCTCGTGTGTCGGTTGATGGACATATCCAACCAGATGCTTTAGTTCCTGTGCCTATACCTGGTGAAATTGAACATGTTCGTGAAGCCGTTGGTTCACACTTG aaaagagatgTGTCGCAGTCAAAGAACAAGGgtgaggtgcataaaattcaacaAGAGTTCACTCACGTCAAGGTCAGCAAGAAAGTGCCACGCCAATACAAGGTATTGTACAAACATGCTACGACATTTATGAAAGCCAGCGGGGAATCGATCCCTATTCCATATGATTCCGATGTGTTTGGAGTTGAGAAGACAATATATATATTGTATGAGAATTTAAAAGCATTGTTAGAGTTTGACATGATTGGACAAGCTGCGATATCTGCGTATATGGC GCACTTGCATAGTACAATTAAGAGCGTTCGCAATAATGATGATCTGGTCCTGTATGGATTTTTTGATCCTGGCGCCAACTTTAATTTGAATGCTGATTTTCAACGAAATGTTGGTAGTCGATTGAAAGAGGGTAATCAAAATCACATATTCTTCCTGCCACATAATCATCA TTGTCACTGGATTCTGGTCGTAATATGGGATGGCGACATTTACATTCTCAATCCTTTGCCTCATCCAACTCATTTTGATGATTTAGAAAAAGCATTATCAGA GACAATAAAACAAGTTAATTCTCAAACAGGAAGGGGTAACAAAGCTCCTAAAATCAAGAATCTTGTA GGATTCCCGAAACAGCATGGTGGGGTTGAATGTGGTTATGTGGTCATGAGGTACATGAAGGAAATTATTGAGGACAGGGAAATTTCTTTTACTTCTAAG TGGGCGACCAAGACTCGCAAGTCTTACACTCTAGATGAGCTAGACCAGGTTCGCTGTGATGTTATCGACTTTATTCAAGACAAAATATAG